A part of Thermococcus sp. SY098 genomic DNA contains:
- a CDS encoding NADH-quinone oxidoreductase subunit C: MTPEEFAERIKARFEDVEVKITENKLPHPRKRVWIEVDRERFKELVRFLKEVDPAAQFSIIIAEDRGDRLTAKYHWEMFWEQGESLSVIVGTSCPKDDPVLPTITDIFPSSLPYEREVQEFLGIKYEGIPDPRRLFLPDDFPEGIYPLRLDETGIKPEMVKNAGHPYRRESR, from the coding sequence ATGACACCTGAAGAATTTGCTGAGAGAATAAAAGCAAGATTTGAAGATGTAGAGGTTAAGATAACTGAAAACAAACTCCCTCATCCGAGAAAGAGAGTTTGGATTGAAGTTGATAGGGAGAGATTTAAAGAGCTCGTCCGGTTCCTTAAAGAAGTTGACCCAGCTGCACAGTTTTCCATTATAATAGCTGAGGATAGAGGGGACAGGCTTACTGCTAAATATCACTGGGAGATGTTCTGGGAGCAGGGAGAAAGTTTGTCTGTAATAGTTGGAACCTCCTGCCCCAAGGATGATCCTGTACTGCCAACGATAACTGATATCTTCCCGAGCTCTCTGCCGTATGAAAGAGAAGTGCAGGAGTTCCTTGGTATCAAATACGAAGGGATTCCAGATCCAAGGAGACTGTTCCTGCCCGATGACTTTCCGGAAGGAATTTATCCGCTTAGGCTTGATGAGACAGGGATTAAACCTGAAATGGTCAAAAATGCGGGACACCCATACAGGAGGGAGTCAAGATGA
- a CDS encoding cation:proton antiporter, translated as MIAPEFFYSALIIMIGAFLCVLRVLFGPTVPDRVVGVDTLNTLIVAGMILLGAAYDRVIYIDIAIVYALLSYIGTLVIAKYLQGGLK; from the coding sequence ATGATTGCACCTGAGTTCTTTTATTCAGCTTTGATAATAATGATTGGTGCATTTCTGTGCGTGCTGAGGGTTCTCTTTGGACCAACTGTTCCTGATAGGGTTGTTGGAGTTGACACACTGAATACGCTGATAGTTGCGGGGATGATTCTCCTTGGTGCAGCATATGACAGGGTAATTTACATTGACATTGCAATTGTCTATGCCTTGCTGAGCTACATTGGGACGCTTGTCATAGCAAAATATCTCCAGGGGGGATTGAAGTGA
- the mbhE gene encoding hydrogen gas-evolving membrane-bound hydrogenase subunit E, whose amino-acid sequence MNRTFGALALLFILGVLLIVANPQYGLKFGLGGSDWQKYRYTDQYYIEHGVEEVGGTNIVTDIVFDYRGYDTLGEATVLFTAIAGAVALLRPWRRDEDGE is encoded by the coding sequence ATGAACAGGACGTTTGGGGCTTTGGCTTTGCTGTTCATCCTTGGTGTGCTCTTGATAGTAGCTAACCCGCAATACGGACTTAAATTTGGTCTTGGCGGTAGCGACTGGCAGAAGTACCGCTACACTGACCAGTATTACATCGAGCATGGCGTTGAGGAAGTTGGTGGAACAAACATTGTAACTGACATAGTGTTTGATTACAGAGGTTACGATACCCTTGGAGAAGCCACCGTTCTCTTTACTGCTATAGCGGGTGCTGTTGCACTGCTCAGACCTTGGAGGAGGGATGAAGATGGAGAATGA
- a CDS encoding Na(+)/H(+) antiporter subunit B, producing the protein MENDMGLIVKTMARATIPLIGIFGAYVVSHGHLTPGGGFQGGATIAGAGILFLVAFGLNEAKKRYDKNLYSVLEGLGGLAFLGAAMLGLSIAFFYNILWRDKIAFAGQPGTLLSAGFLPIMNLAVGLKVFTGLVSAMMAIALFRRWKK; encoded by the coding sequence ATGGAGAATGACATGGGATTAATCGTTAAGACCATGGCGAGAGCTACGATTCCGCTCATTGGGATATTTGGAGCCTATGTTGTATCCCACGGTCACCTCACACCCGGTGGTGGCTTCCAGGGAGGAGCCACGATAGCTGGTGCTGGAATATTGTTCCTCGTTGCATTCGGGTTAAATGAAGCCAAGAAGAGGTACGACAAGAACTTATACTCTGTTCTTGAGGGACTTGGCGGCTTGGCTTTCTTAGGGGCTGCAATGCTTGGGTTAAGCATAGCTTTCTTCTACAACATACTCTGGCGTGATAAGATTGCTTTCGCAGGTCAGCCGGGAACTCTGCTCTCCGCTGGGTTTCTCCCAATAATGAACTTGGCTGTAGGATTAAAGGTCTTTACAGGATTAGTAAGCGCTATGATGGCAATAGCTCTCTTTAGGAGGTGGAAGAAATGA
- a CDS encoding DUF4040 domain-containing protein, with amino-acid sequence MNVLTVDMIIQFGILIGILIAAYLTISFRDLLSAALASAAMSLLLSLEFYMLHAPDVAIAEAAVGAGVVTAIVVYGIAKTERWEREGP; translated from the coding sequence ATGAACGTTCTCACAGTTGACATGATCATTCAGTTTGGAATTTTGATTGGAATACTTATCGCTGCATATCTCACAATCAGCTTTAGGGATTTGCTTTCAGCGGCTTTGGCTTCAGCAGCAATGAGCCTTCTGCTGAGCTTGGAGTTCTACATGCTCCATGCCCCAGACGTTGCGATAGCCGAGGCAGCGGTTGGTGCAGGGGTTGTTACTGCAATAGTTGTGTATGGAATAGCCAAAACAGAGAGATGGGAGCGTGAGGGACCATGA
- a CDS encoding DUF2178 domain-containing protein: protein MTELIVNFLIWAFLATITTLILLYLSRGDEKKKTLIPAMLVVLTMGYLMGYAVSNGNLSLAFSVFLVGGIMLNLYYASLKRKGYVLEDERTLRIEEISARRTLQVFMITLAFIVIYLSIVQQRNPALKSAFILAEALLVAVMLLHMAFRAYYSRVM, encoded by the coding sequence ATGACCGAGCTGATAGTTAATTTCCTTATCTGGGCTTTTCTGGCTACAATAACTACCCTAATTCTGCTCTATCTTTCAAGAGGAGATGAGAAGAAGAAAACACTCATCCCCGCAATGCTTGTGGTATTAACTATGGGTTATCTAATGGGCTATGCTGTCAGCAACGGCAACTTATCCCTTGCATTCTCCGTATTTTTGGTCGGCGGTATTATGCTTAACCTATACTACGCTTCACTAAAAAGGAAAGGCTACGTGCTCGAAGACGAAAGAACTCTGAGAATTGAGGAGATTTCAGCGAGAAGAACCCTTCAAGTGTTCATGATAACCCTCGCTTTTATTGTGATTTATCTCTCAATAGTCCAGCAGAGAAATCCAGCGCTTAAGAGTGCCTTCATTTTGGCTGAAGCTTTGCTTGTAGCTGTGATGCTCCTTCACATGGCGTTCAGAGCATATTACAGCAGGGTGATGTAA
- a CDS encoding TRAM domain-containing protein gives MYGDRFGGNRDRFGGVAPVKVGERYTVKIESIGKGGDGIARIKGFVVFVPNTKVGQEVEIVINSVKRKFAFGEVI, from the coding sequence ATGTATGGAGATAGATTTGGTGGAAATAGAGACAGATTTGGCGGAGTAGCTCCAGTTAAGGTTGGAGAAAGATACACTGTTAAAATCGAAAGTATAGGAAAAGGCGGAGACGGTATAGCCAGGATTAAGGGCTTTGTAGTGTTTGTTCCAAACACCAAAGTCGGTCAGGAAGTTGAGATTGTAATCAACTCTGTCAAGAGAAAGTTCGCTTTTGGAGAAGTTATTTGA
- the mnhG gene encoding monovalent cation/H(+) antiporter subunit G, whose protein sequence is MVEYIIYAFLGINITFNLLGSFALHRFPDVYTRLHGATKCTTFGTIFAVLAVIVHAVNQLHITGDPKYLQMALHSLVALIALLLTNPTGAHAIAKAAHLSGVKPVRAVVDAYEVKLKRERGGEE, encoded by the coding sequence ATCGTTGAGTATATTATCTATGCTTTCCTCGGTATCAACATAACTTTCAACTTGCTCGGTAGCTTTGCCCTTCACAGATTTCCAGACGTTTACACACGCTTGCATGGAGCAACCAAGTGCACAACCTTTGGAACAATCTTTGCTGTTCTTGCTGTAATTGTCCATGCAGTGAATCAGCTCCACATAACTGGAGATCCAAAATACCTTCAGATGGCACTTCACAGCTTGGTTGCATTGATAGCACTGCTGCTTACCAACCCGACGGGTGCCCACGCAATTGCAAAAGCTGCCCATTTGAGCGGTGTAAAGCCTGTGAGAGCTGTTGTTGATGCTTATGAAGTAAAACTCAAGAGGGAGAGGGGTGGAGAAGAATGA
- a CDS encoding tRNA (N(6)-L-threonylcarbamoyladenosine(37)-C(2))-methylthiotransferase, giving the protein MRVHIETYGCTRNKADAEIMEALLVNAGYKIVDLDSADYVIVNTCAVKDPTENHMRKRIKELLDAGKKVIVTGCLPHINIEAIDERVSAILGVKSISRITEAIELAERGVKLIDVDQRKIDKLELPRMWKSKVVFVVPISEGCLNACTYCATRFARGVLKSYSPEKIVRWVKEALAKGYKEIQLSSEDTGCYGFDIGTNLAELLDELTSIEGEFRIRVGMMNPNHVIKFLDELIDAYKDEKIYKFLHLPVQSGDNEILRKMGRTYTVEDFEVIVKAFRKEFPELNLNTDIIVGFPGESEEAFQNTVELIKRVKPDKINVSRFSPRPGTLAARMPNQIVGWRVKERSRYLHRLRLAISYEINQKYVGRELLVLTHGEGKKGGVEGRTMNYKEIILPEAPIGEFVKVKVTKATATYLMGGLVTSLL; this is encoded by the coding sequence ATGAGAGTTCACATTGAAACTTATGGATGCACGAGGAATAAAGCGGATGCAGAAATCATGGAAGCCCTCTTGGTTAATGCGGGTTATAAAATAGTTGATTTGGATAGCGCAGACTATGTAATCGTGAACACCTGTGCTGTGAAAGACCCAACAGAAAATCACATGAGAAAGAGAATTAAAGAGCTCCTTGATGCTGGCAAAAAGGTTATTGTTACCGGTTGTTTGCCCCATATTAACATTGAGGCAATAGATGAAAGAGTATCAGCAATCTTAGGCGTTAAGAGCATAAGCAGAATTACCGAAGCTATTGAGCTGGCAGAAAGAGGGGTAAAGCTCATTGATGTGGATCAGAGGAAGATAGACAAGCTTGAACTTCCCAGGATGTGGAAGAGCAAAGTAGTCTTTGTTGTGCCGATCAGTGAGGGCTGCTTAAATGCATGCACATACTGTGCAACACGCTTTGCAAGGGGAGTTCTGAAGAGTTACTCCCCAGAAAAAATTGTCAGATGGGTTAAAGAGGCATTGGCTAAAGGATACAAAGAAATACAGCTTTCAAGCGAAGATACTGGCTGCTATGGTTTTGATATCGGAACAAACTTAGCTGAGCTTTTAGACGAGCTAACATCCATTGAAGGAGAGTTTAGAATTAGAGTCGGCATGATGAACCCAAATCATGTCATAAAGTTCCTTGATGAGCTAATTGATGCCTACAAAGATGAAAAGATTTACAAATTCCTGCATTTGCCCGTTCAGAGTGGAGATAATGAAATTCTAAGGAAAATGGGCAGAACGTACACAGTTGAAGACTTTGAGGTCATAGTCAAGGCTTTTAGGAAAGAGTTCCCAGAGTTGAACCTAAACACGGATATAATTGTTGGGTTCCCCGGAGAAAGCGAAGAGGCTTTCCAGAATACCGTTGAGCTCATAAAGAGGGTTAAGCCAGATAAGATAAACGTTTCAAGATTCTCTCCAAGACCCGGAACTTTAGCGGCAAGAATGCCAAATCAGATAGTTGGCTGGCGTGTTAAGGAGCGCTCCCGCTATCTTCACCGCTTGAGGTTGGCTATAAGCTATGAGATAAACCAGAAGTATGTTGGAAGGGAACTCTTAGTTTTAACACACGGGGAAGGGAAGAAAGGAGGAGTTGAAGGCAGAACGATGAACTACAAGGAGATAATTCTGCCAGAGGCTCCAATTGGAGAATTCGTAAAAGTAAAAGTTACGAAGGCAACTGCAACTTATCTGATGGGAGGTCTTGTTACATCCCTTCTTTGA
- a CDS encoding nickel-dependent hydrogenase large subunit, with the protein MNGKIEYWVKIPIGPIHPALEEPEKFIITLDGERIINVDVKLGYNLRGLEWIAIRRNWIQVLYLAERICGICSFSHNHTYARAVEEMAGIEVPERAEYIRVIIGELERIHSHLLNLGVVAHTIGYDTVLHLSWLARERVMDILEDIGGNRVNYAGNMIGGVRRDIKDRHKRAILDMIQYYRQEVMPKVEEIFLYDPTVEARLRDSGVIPKRIAIEYSAQGPTARGSGIKKDVRYNEKLGVYPDLGVKPVTPKEFTGVVKGDVFDRMVVRVGEIWNSMEIIERALDQMPEGKIKAFPKDNLILVKLKKAEGEGIGRYEAPRGELIHYVRAEKGKDGPAKWKMREPTFPNLFAVARALVGEQLADVPVAIASIDPCLSCTDRVAVIDANTGKRRILTEVDLLKESIKKTKEINPNIKARPERIGIGRCML; encoded by the coding sequence ATGAATGGAAAAATAGAATACTGGGTTAAAATCCCCATAGGTCCTATTCATCCAGCATTGGAAGAACCCGAGAAGTTCATAATCACCCTTGATGGTGAGCGCATCATCAACGTCGATGTCAAGCTTGGTTACAACTTGAGAGGTCTTGAATGGATTGCAATAAGAAGGAACTGGATTCAAGTGCTATATTTAGCCGAGAGGATTTGTGGGATATGTTCCTTTTCACACAACCACACCTATGCAAGAGCCGTTGAAGAAATGGCAGGTATTGAAGTGCCCGAAAGGGCAGAGTACATTAGGGTCATCATCGGAGAGCTTGAGAGAATACACTCCCATCTGCTCAACTTAGGCGTTGTCGCTCATACAATAGGCTATGACACGGTTCTCCACCTGAGCTGGCTGGCAAGAGAAAGGGTCATGGACATCCTTGAGGATATTGGAGGCAATAGGGTTAACTATGCTGGCAACATGATCGGTGGTGTTAGGAGGGATATAAAAGATAGACATAAGAGGGCGATACTTGACATGATCCAATATTACCGCCAAGAGGTCATGCCAAAGGTTGAGGAGATATTCCTCTATGATCCAACCGTTGAGGCACGTTTGAGGGATTCGGGGGTTATTCCAAAGAGGATAGCAATTGAATACAGTGCTCAAGGTCCAACAGCAAGAGGAAGCGGCATTAAGAAGGATGTTCGCTACAATGAAAAGCTTGGAGTTTATCCAGATTTGGGAGTTAAACCAGTGACGCCAAAGGAGTTCACAGGTGTGGTCAAGGGCGATGTTTTTGACAGAATGGTTGTTAGGGTTGGAGAAATCTGGAACAGCATGGAGATAATCGAAAGAGCGTTGGATCAAATGCCAGAGGGGAAAATCAAGGCATTTCCAAAGGACAATCTAATTCTTGTTAAGCTCAAGAAAGCGGAAGGCGAAGGAATTGGACGGTATGAAGCACCAAGGGGCGAGCTGATCCACTATGTAAGGGCTGAGAAAGGAAAAGATGGTCCAGCAAAGTGGAAGATGAGGGAACCAACGTTTCCAAACTTGTTTGCAGTTGCAAGGGCCCTGGTTGGTGAGCAGTTAGCTGATGTTCCGGTCGCTATAGCCTCAATTGATCCGTGTTTGAGCTGTACAGATAGAGTTGCTGTAATTGACGCAAATACAGGAAAAAGAAGAATCTTAACTGAAGTTGATCTGCTCAAAGAATCGATAAAGAAAACCAAGGAGATCAATCCAAACATCAAGGCGAGACCCGAGAGGATTGGGATAGGGAGGTGCATGCTATGA
- a CDS encoding NADH-quinone oxidoreductase subunit B family protein: MLEKRIAKLCKYIGRSPWVFHVNSGSCNGCDIEIIAALTPRYDAERFGVKLVGTPRHADILLVTGPITDQSLERVKLIYEQTPDPKVVVAVGACPTGGSVFYESPFTNAPLDKHIPVDVFVPGCPPRPEAILYGVVLGLEKLIKKIEGEKE; the protein is encoded by the coding sequence ATGCTTGAGAAAAGGATTGCAAAGCTTTGTAAATACATCGGAAGGTCACCTTGGGTGTTTCACGTTAACAGCGGCTCATGTAACGGCTGTGACATTGAAATCATAGCAGCACTGACTCCAAGATACGACGCTGAGAGATTCGGGGTAAAGCTTGTTGGGACGCCAAGACATGCCGACATTCTGCTTGTCACAGGCCCAATAACAGACCAGAGCCTTGAGAGGGTTAAGCTGATTTACGAACAGACACCAGATCCAAAGGTGGTAGTTGCTGTTGGAGCATGCCCCACTGGTGGAAGTGTGTTCTACGAAAGTCCATTCACAAATGCCCCACTTGATAAGCACATTCCAGTTGATGTCTTTGTTCCCGGCTGCCCACCAAGGCCAGAAGCAATCCTCTATGGAGTTGTCTTGGGATTAGAGAAGCTGATCAAAAAGATTGAAGGTGAGAAAGAATGA
- a CDS encoding monovalent cation/H+ antiporter subunit E, translated as MSFIAAFVWSFMLWLVLTAGTKGMLWSPEEVVAGIMFSAIVGYSTKNIIGEKTARFLNPIRWLEFIVYSIGPLFWGMVKANFDVAYRVITGKIRPGIVRVPVELENDVQYTILSNSITLTPGTLTIDACPEEKALYVHWIYVKEEEPKSSEPVSGSFEKWARRLGR; from the coding sequence ATGAGTTTCATTGCTGCATTTGTATGGTCATTCATGCTCTGGTTGGTACTTACAGCAGGTACCAAAGGAATGTTGTGGAGCCCAGAAGAAGTTGTTGCAGGTATAATGTTCTCTGCAATAGTGGGCTATTCAACAAAAAACATCATAGGCGAAAAAACTGCAAGGTTTTTAAATCCGATAAGGTGGCTTGAGTTTATTGTTTACTCAATTGGGCCCCTTTTCTGGGGAATGGTCAAAGCAAACTTTGATGTTGCTTATAGGGTGATAACAGGGAAGATAAGGCCAGGAATAGTTAGGGTTCCTGTTGAGCTTGAAAATGATGTCCAATACACCATTCTAAGCAACTCAATAACCCTAACCCCAGGAACGCTCACAATAGATGCCTGTCCGGAAGAAAAAGCCCTCTATGTTCATTGGATTTATGTGAAGGAGGAAGAGCCAAAAAGTTCGGAGCCTGTTTCTGGCTCATTTGAAAAATGGGCGAGGAGGTTGGGGAGATGA
- a CDS encoding hydrogenase has product MFGYWDALYFIYVLIIGLVISYILMKWGEKASMGTRRVGDGTKVYLSGEDEDEVIPQFEHLRGYFTGRHVMWGLIRGINRMFITFRREHTGLLTDYVAYLLVTVAIILGVLIIWG; this is encoded by the coding sequence ATGTTCGGCTATTGGGATGCCCTTTACTTCATTTACGTGTTAATCATTGGTCTGGTCATCAGCTATATCCTCATGAAGTGGGGAGAGAAGGCGAGCATGGGTACAAGAAGGGTTGGAGATGGGACCAAGGTTTACTTAAGCGGTGAGGATGAGGACGAAGTAATTCCACAATTTGAGCACCTTCGCGGATACTTCACAGGAAGACATGTCATGTGGGGACTCATCAGGGGTATCAACAGGATGTTTATCACATTCAGAAGAGAGCACACAGGTTTGCTCACGGATTACGTTGCATATCTGCTCGTGACAGTTGCAATAATACTCGGAGTGCTGATAATATGGGGGTGA
- a CDS encoding proton-conducting transporter membrane subunit — MNVLPFLIIIPLFGAFSMPIVKLIGEKLRDIWAVIISAVTLGVAADVFYTIWKTNQIIVYTLGATTPLGKGVGFPIRIVWEVDLLGALIAVTIAFVSLLAIIYSLEYMKHDTGLDKYYTLILILELGMLGIVITGDIFNFYVFLEIMSIASYALVAFRNDTWEGIEAGIKYMFVGSLASSFILLGIALLYGQYGTLTMAYLSQYITREPTFVSKVALAFILGGLLFKSGAVPVHMWLADAHPAAPSSISAMLSGLVIKAGGVYAIARILFSIYSISLNIKAIGWIVIFFACLTLIVGNAMAVVQTDMKRLFAFSSVGQIGYILLGIGIGIAAYGTKVGDIALAGAIYHTVNHAIMKALLFLVAGAVLHEVGTKNLNELSGLARRMPLTSFAFLVGAAAIIGLPPLNGFASKWLIYESSTLYNPFLAAIAILGTAFCTAAYIRVLFTFFGKESEKVKAAKDPGRAMVIPMILLIIAIIVMGLLPWQINESVMLPTAKMLEESGKYVLAVLGG, encoded by the coding sequence ATGAATGTGCTGCCATTCCTAATCATCATCCCCCTCTTCGGGGCATTCTCAATGCCTATAGTCAAGCTTATCGGCGAGAAACTTAGGGACATTTGGGCGGTAATAATCAGTGCAGTAACCTTAGGCGTAGCAGCTGACGTGTTTTACACAATCTGGAAGACAAATCAAATAATCGTGTACACGCTTGGTGCGACAACACCGTTAGGAAAAGGGGTTGGCTTTCCAATCAGAATTGTCTGGGAAGTTGACCTTCTTGGAGCGTTGATAGCAGTAACGATAGCTTTCGTCTCACTGCTGGCGATAATCTATTCACTCGAATACATGAAGCACGACACCGGACTTGATAAGTATTACACATTGATCCTAATCTTGGAACTGGGAATGCTCGGTATAGTCATAACGGGGGATATATTCAACTTCTATGTCTTCCTTGAGATAATGAGCATAGCGAGCTATGCCTTGGTTGCATTCAGAAATGACACATGGGAGGGCATTGAGGCTGGTATTAAGTATATGTTTGTTGGTTCGCTGGCAAGTTCGTTCATTCTCCTGGGAATAGCTCTGCTTTATGGCCAGTATGGTACTTTAACAATGGCTTATCTGAGCCAGTACATCACAAGGGAGCCAACATTTGTAAGCAAAGTTGCATTGGCTTTCATCCTCGGTGGATTGCTCTTCAAGAGCGGTGCGGTTCCGGTGCACATGTGGCTTGCAGATGCTCATCCAGCAGCACCAAGCTCAATCTCGGCAATGCTTTCTGGGCTGGTTATTAAGGCGGGTGGTGTTTACGCGATAGCAAGAATACTATTCAGCATTTACAGCATAAGCCTGAACATCAAAGCTATTGGCTGGATCGTGATATTCTTTGCCTGCTTAACGCTAATAGTTGGAAACGCCATGGCTGTAGTGCAGACTGACATGAAGAGATTGTTTGCATTCTCGAGTGTTGGTCAGATAGGGTACATCCTCCTTGGCATAGGAATCGGCATTGCGGCATACGGAACAAAAGTGGGGGACATAGCACTGGCGGGGGCTATATATCATACGGTGAACCACGCAATTATGAAGGCACTCCTCTTCCTTGTTGCAGGTGCAGTTCTGCATGAGGTGGGTACAAAGAACCTTAATGAGCTCAGCGGATTAGCAAGGAGAATGCCGCTGACAAGCTTTGCCTTTCTGGTTGGTGCTGCGGCTATAATAGGCTTGCCCCCACTAAATGGATTCGCGAGCAAATGGCTCATCTATGAAAGCTCCACTTTGTATAACCCGTTCTTAGCGGCAATAGCAATTCTTGGAACAGCATTCTGTACTGCCGCCTACATTAGGGTGCTCTTCACCTTCTTTGGAAAGGAGAGCGAGAAAGTGAAGGCAGCAAAAGATCCAGGAAGGGCTATGGTGATACCAATGATACTCCTCATCATCGCAATAATCGTCATGGGTCTCTTACCGTGGCAGATAAACGAGAGTGTTATGCTACCAACGGCAAAAATGCTGGAGGAGTCAGGAAAATACGTACTGGCGGTACTGGGGGGATGA
- a CDS encoding respiratory chain complex I subunit 1 family protein — translation MNLLYATLGLIALYIYVSFASLLWEGIDRKLVARMQRRVGPPLLQPFYDFLKLMSKESIIPKHANKFYELAPVLALAVSIALLAYTPMGFAPLFATKGDVIVFIYLLTLIGFIRVLGAISSGSPYAQIGAQREMIILVSREVPMMLALFTILWRLNNIGVEKPFSLAAFYQRNIWELGTPLALIGTFILLVVFLAWLASEIEVGFFDIPEAETEVAEGPMAEYSGRHLALFELSNAIKMFVSASLVVAIFFPWGISAYVGLNGILALVVDVLFHTIKVFAVLFVSMSIFRAITGRLRITQAVQVFWLRLFPAAIIGSLILAIDLLGVIA, via the coding sequence ATGAACCTTCTATATGCTACCCTTGGTTTAATTGCCCTCTACATTTATGTTTCATTTGCTTCACTCCTATGGGAAGGAATTGACAGGAAGTTAGTCGCAAGAATGCAACGCAGAGTAGGCCCTCCTTTGCTCCAGCCGTTCTATGACTTCCTGAAGCTTATGAGCAAAGAGTCAATAATACCGAAGCATGCAAATAAGTTCTATGAGCTGGCACCAGTTTTGGCTTTAGCTGTATCAATAGCTTTGTTGGCTTACACTCCAATGGGCTTTGCACCTCTCTTTGCCACGAAAGGTGACGTGATTGTGTTCATTTATCTGCTGACTCTTATTGGTTTCATTAGAGTTTTAGGTGCAATAAGCTCTGGCTCACCTTACGCTCAGATAGGTGCCCAGAGAGAAATGATAATCTTGGTCTCAAGAGAAGTTCCAATGATGCTTGCACTCTTCACAATCCTTTGGAGACTGAACAACATTGGCGTTGAAAAGCCCTTCAGCTTGGCAGCATTCTATCAGCGTAACATATGGGAGCTTGGAACACCCCTGGCACTAATCGGCACATTCATTCTCCTTGTGGTGTTTTTGGCATGGCTGGCAAGTGAAATCGAGGTCGGATTCTTTGACATCCCAGAGGCTGAGACTGAAGTCGCTGAAGGTCCTATGGCAGAGTACAGCGGAAGACATCTTGCATTATTTGAACTCAGCAATGCCATAAAGATGTTTGTGAGTGCAAGCTTAGTGGTTGCAATATTCTTCCCATGGGGCATAAGTGCTTACGTTGGACTTAACGGAATACTGGCTCTCGTTGTTGATGTGCTCTTCCACACAATCAAGGTCTTTGCAGTGCTTTTTGTCAGCATGAGCATCTTTAGGGCGATAACGGGAAGACTCAGAATAACACAAGCGGTTCAGGTGTTCTGGCTGAGGCTTTTCCCTGCTGCAATAATCGGCTCCTTAATCCTTGCCATTGATCTGCTGGGGGTGATAGCATGA
- a CDS encoding NADH-quinone oxidoreductase subunit K, translating to MIPFQFITAFLLIFMGIYAFLYKRNLIKLILALNIIDSGIHLLLISLGYRLENGVLPTAPIYTGYETLKGTPMVGPIPQALVLTSIVIGVCVLALAMALTINAYRHYGSLDINKLRRLRG from the coding sequence ATGATTCCGTTTCAGTTCATAACTGCATTCCTCTTGATCTTCATGGGGATCTATGCATTTCTCTATAAAAGGAATCTTATCAAGCTGATCTTGGCATTGAACATCATTGACTCTGGAATCCACTTACTCCTGATAAGCCTTGGCTACCGTTTGGAGAATGGAGTTCTACCAACTGCGCCAATCTATACCGGTTATGAAACACTAAAAGGCACTCCAATGGTTGGCCCAATTCCTCAAGCTTTAGTGCTTACGAGCATCGTCATTGGGGTCTGTGTCTTAGCTTTGGCGATGGCACTTACGATTAACGCCTACAGGCATTACGGAAGCTTGGACATAAACAAGTTAAGGAGGTTGAGGGGATGA
- a CDS encoding helix-turn-helix transcriptional regulator, with translation MKNKLRELREARGLTQEELAKILGVTRQTIIAIEKGKYDPSLRLAFKIARFFGVKIEDIFIYEGD, from the coding sequence GTGAAAAACAAGCTAAGAGAGCTTAGAGAAGCGAGAGGTCTAACACAGGAAGAGCTGGCAAAGATATTGGGGGTTACAAGGCAGACGATAATAGCGATTGAAAAGGGTAAGTACGATCCCTCATTAAGGTTAGCCTTCAAGATTGCAAGGTTCTTTGGGGTTAAAATCGAGGATATCTTCATCTATGAAGGTGATTGA